A window of Plasmodium malariae genome assembly, chromosome: 12 genomic DNA:
AAAAATTACCAACAggagtatatttttatcaaggTTCTTATGTAGCTAATTGGTGGGAAACCAACCAAAAAAAGCAGTTTAAAGTaccatttaaaatttctgaATATGGAATTACAAGAGCAAAAAATCTAGCTATTATTTCAAGACTTATTAGATCGTCATCCATTCAAGAAGTTAATCTAATTTTAACTCAAATAGagcaaaacaaaaatatcaCAAAATTGAACTACTCTACAATTTCAAACTTAgcttttaaatatgtaaaaaatactCCGAAAAAAGATTAACCCTACTGCGATTTGCATGTGCGCACAGATATATAcgaatacacatatatacatacgcgtatatacatacaaatataaacatacaacTACATATCTGTATAAACCCAAGAATTAAAGTAAATAATTCGTAATTCGTGCTTTTGCTTCAATATGGTACCTCCAATTTGGTAATTTGTTTGctcatatattacatatttaacaCTGAGAAGTGACAGCTAGTCTTTGCAGTAACAAGCATGCTCAGAATATGTACATTATGGTTAAGTTATATAGTatagcatattttttattctcattCTTTTGAAGTTATAAATCAATGTAATttgtacataataaaaaaaaaaaaaaaaaaaaaaaaaaaaaaaaataataataataataataataataataataataataataataataataataataataataataaatagtaaaataaaaaaataagaaaataagaaaaatttctACTCTTTTGCTAATTTTGACAcgttattttcctttttctttaatatactACGTCATTTTATGTTGtttaatcctttttttcGCCTATTTCTTTGGTaccttttcttttctattctttttcgttctctctttttttttttttttttttttttttgtgtatatattatccTTACACTATTCTATTCGATATTTATTTCGTCTTTCTTTCCCTTTGCAGTACAAAAAATTTGTCTAGAATTTTTCTGTTTAAATGTgctttcataaatttttatcgtctatatttttattaattttatagcTTAAAAGTTGTAATGTTTAGGTATATGAATCTGCATGTTAGTATGCTTCCATTTGATAAGTGTAAGGTttgctttttatattaaattttaagattttaatttttaaactCACGAGCCATTTATgctcattttaattttaccactttaaaaaaatatatacgcacatgtgtatatataagatttcaaattttatttacaataatgaaaaaataattccaCTGTAAGTGAATAACGCCTAATTTATTTGCATATAGAATATAATCTCTACTTTTTACTCTTTCTATAGTTCATTTTATGTACGAAAAATTTATCCCCTACAACTTAGGAATTATTACGAATAATTAATGAACTTCATCACATCAACTGGTTATAAATACCATTTTGTATTTCTCATTAGCAATAGATAAAATTTATCTTactgtaaaattttttatttccaaaaaaaaaatgaaaaataaccTGAACAGTTCATACAACGTatgagtttttttttttttttttattttaaaataaagttaaacaatttttttttttttttaaataatatgcaCATTACCCTTTTAAATctacagaaaaataaatcgacgtgataattaaaattaataggAATTAGTTTCAACAAAAAggttaaattattttgttatgtCATTTGatatcatataaatttttatttttaaaggaagcactttttttttctttttttttttgacgctgttgttcatgtatttttatgTGTGTACCTatagtgtatatatgtgtgcgtgtggtgtatatgtatgtgtctGCGATTTAGTAACAGACAATGTAGTATAAACGgcgtaaaaacaaaaaagaaaaaaacaccTTGATCCGGTTTTCTCGCAGATCTGTCGTTTCAAAATTAACAATCGTTAACTGAGAAATACACAAAAggatttgcatatatataaatatatatatatatatatatatatatatataaatataaatatatatataaatataaatataaatataaatatatatataaatatatatatatatatatatatgtatatatatatatatatatatacgtatacatatacgttcACATATATCTCGGTTAAtccgtttttttttttttttggcctTAAAAAAGATGGATGACTTTTTGATAAAACTGAAGAAAATATCAGAACAATATAACAACTTGTTGttggaaaaaaagataatagataaaagaataacaaacatagaagaaaatatacataagtatGAAGAGACAAAACAGAAATCACTGAAAGAAGTAGAATTGAAGAAAAATCAATtgctaaaaaataaaaataaacatttaataaaatgccAAAAAATGGAAGAGTTAAACAACAAGCtgaatgaaatattaataagaaaacaaAGGATAGATGatgaagaggaaaaaaatattataaaaaagcaaattGACACAGTTAACAAAACTTATACTTTATTGAACAATGTTCAGAAATTGAATGATACAATAGTTAAGGATAATAACaactattataaattaataactcagaaaattcataataataattttagcaACAAAAAAAcgttaaatatattgaactgcttcttaaataaaaatagagcTACCATTTTAGAAAAAGACAATGAGCATAATGCTTTTCCCAACAACTTTAAAATGATTCAAACGAATGACACAATTCAGAAATtgatacatttattttcaaatgaCCACACATCCTTAACTTTAGAAAAACAACAGTTCTTATTTGTACTACTAatgaatgttttaaaaaaaatatttcacatGAAGGAAAAAGTAATACATGATGAGAATAAGTCTAATGAAgtaattcataattttttatacaataattatattttactacaGTGATTTATGTACAAAGTAACTATCGTTTTGTCTGCACAGATTATCGTAATGATTGCGACTTAAATGtggttatttttatttttattttgattattattttattttattttattttttatttttattttttttttttttttttttttttttttttttttttttttttttttttttttttttttttttttttttcgagctatgttatttttttttggaaacatcttaattatttttattgttcgTTTTGTCTTTTGTTTGTATAAGCTtatagaacaaaaaaaaaaaataataataaaataaaatataataaattgataaattaataaattaataaactaataaactaataaattaataaattaataatataaataaactaacaaataaataaaataacagataaatttattaataaacaaacacgtaaataaataactaGCTAAATATGTTGAGGACTGAACATTtaagttaataaaaatacgagaaacttctaaatatatatggcaCATTTGCTCAATGcttcaaaaaatgaaaaagacaCATATGTTTCAAccaaatttcaaaaaaaggaTAGCTCTAAAATACGTTTTGTCAATTTTTCCGTGCACACATTACGTCTTTTCCCctttttgaataaaaattcacttttttttttttttttttctctctctctctctctctctatatatatatatatatatatttcctctATGTACGATTTAATTTACTTCCTCTGCTTACTATTCTTCTcttgttaaatatatttctccTGCCTGCGCTGCTTACGATTGTAGTGTAAAGGATAAAATTCGTCTTTTCTTTCGTAAGTCTCAAATTTACCTGTACTGTTCAGAACATATAAAGCAAAGTAGGTCCTACcaaattttctatttcttaaaccaattaaattataaaccTTGTGTGGTAacatttctatttcttttggatattcaataaatataagacAGTCATTATCAAATAATTCACTTTCTGAAATACTGTGTATAAGTTTGCTGTATACAATTTGTTCATAGGGAGGAGTAAAAAATGCTAAGTGAAATTTCTCttctatattaaatttaaaaggattatttaataattctattGCATCAGAtcgaataattttattatctaaatgatgtatattacataattttaaattttcataaattgtTCTACAAGAATTTAAAGATAAATCTACAAAAGTTATGTTTTGAATGCCTCTAGAAATACATTCAATACCTAAGTTACCACTTCCACTAAATATATCAATTACGTTTATATCAGTACAACTAAATAAGCTCATGTGAGATAAAATGCTAAATATTGATTCTTTTACCTTACTCATCATTGGTCTTGTATAAGTGTCAggagaaaaaattttcttgtttttaaACTTTCCTTCATgaatacttaaaatttttttttttctataatttatatttattgtttctctatatttttttattttacaaaatttatatttagatTTTATCTTTCTATTTGGTAATCTTCGGATACTTAATTCTTCCTCTGGTATTCCATATAAgtcctttttcattattcttttttcccttttatttGGTACctccattttgtttttactcTTTTCTGTCTCGTCATAGTTCTGTTTCTCATTCCTATCACGACAGATTTTACCTCCACTCTCGCCTTCAAATGCTAAGGCAGGTATGTCATCACTATCAAGTCGTTCTGCAGTCATCCCATATCCCTCTAATCGCTCTGCAGTCATTCCATCACCCCCTAATCGCTCTGCAGTCATTCCATCACCCCCTAATCGCTCTGCAGTCATTCCATCGCTTTCGAAATTTTTCTCAATTTCGCTGTTCCCTTTAATAGACTTCTTACCTCCGATGGCGTTGTTAGAAAAAGCCcctaaaaaaaaggagttcTCTATTTCAACTGTCACAACGTTTTGGAGCTTATTTAATGGAttccaattttttatattagaaCGACCGTTTTTgctaaaacaaaaaaaaggtttGTTTACAAAAAGCACATATTTGATATACTTTACCGTGTTAATGTTCTTCTCTTGTGGATAAAATTTACTTATAATGGTATacttattatttcttatataatttgcacaacaaatttttgtatttatatttggaaaaagaacaaaaacacttattaatagaaaaatgaGTGTaccaatatattttaaaaagaccatttgttatatacatatactgtaatatatacatatactgtaacatatacatatactgtaacatatacatatactgtaacatatacatatactgtaacatatacatatactgtaacatatacatatatatatgttacagTATatctgtttttattattcttccAAAATTGCATTTTCCATCTGCTTCCGTTCGCTAAACTACACTATACTACACTTTTGTACACTTTTGTGCACTTTTGTACACTTTtgtacacttttttttttttttttttttttttttttaacattctCTTACAATGTTGTGTCACAAAATGCAATGGAAGCGCTACAAAAACATCCCTtttaaaattcatttattaattttattaattccatttttttatatttttctttttttttctcttttttttttttctttttagtcactgcaatttaaaaaaaacaactcGAGAGacagagaagaaaaaaatatctcACTTGTGCACATATgcgtgtatatttatgtatgtacacatacatgtatacaatAAATCCATTTTGTATATGCTATCATTTTCGAAATTGACAAAATGATTTACTTAAAATGTTCAGAGTGTTTAATTGTATTAATCAATGAAATAAAGATGGTACTTGTATAATAAAGCATAAAAAGGATGAgcaaaatatgtaaaatgaaaatgggAAAATATATGCGTAAATCATGAGCTCTAAATTATAATCGGTCATAAGCAGTCATATGCATTCTTAAGCAGTCATTAGCAGTCTTAAGTAGTCATTAGCAGTCTTAAGCAGTCATTAGCAGTCTTAAGCAGTCATTAGCAGTCTTAAGCAGTCATTAGCAGTCTTAAGCAGTCATTAGCAGTCTTAAGCAGTCATTAGCAATCATTAGCAGTCAAAGTATAAACGTAAGATAAAAATGGGGAAATGAAAGTGGTAGCATAAAAGCGATAAAACGATGAGGTAAAATACAGGAATAACAATAAAAGGAAGAAACGAaagcaaataaaaatgatagcCCTAAAGGTACAATGCGCCTTTTTCTGTTTATCTATTCCTCGTGAGTTAATACgcgtaaattaaaaaagtaattgaATGCAGCATTTATGAGCCAGTGTACGATTTATACTTCTACAAGTATTAAGgataaaaattagaaaaaacaGTAAAAACTAAAATCTGAATTGTGACAAACGCTTTCCCCTTACTACTTCGTAAGGGAAATAAAGCGAATAAACGGTTGGATTAGCAGTTGGATGAGCAGATGAACCACTAATatgatgtaaaaaaaaactaaaacaAAATACTAACTCAAGGCTAACAATACATATATTGATAATGAGAGTCACATCACAAGGTAAATGTAACAATAAAGAGTTAacatatatgataataagaatgtagtgaaaataattattaagcAGTATGCTGAAGTTGAGTGTATGCCAGTGTACATATACAACCgcttacacatatatacttgtCTTCTTCGAATATGGTAGATCAAAAAATTTCCCTAAAAACTCGCTTTTGTATAATTGTGCACATAGGTCTCTCATCCTTTGAGTGGACTTCAAAAATTTCTTCTCATTTTGAGTCCTTTTTACTGAACGAATTGGAATTAAAGAAAGAGAAGTGAAGAAATGTGGAAATGTAGAAATGTAGAAATGTAGAAATGTGGAAATGTAGAAATGTGGAAATGTAGAAATGTGGAAATGTAGAAATGTAGAAATGtggaattataaaattataacaaataGGGGATAAAGGTATAATGAGATACATTTAGGACAATGCACAGTTTGGTAAATAACGTAAATTTGTATACACTTGTGTATATGGGGTTATTTGGAAATGACAAAAATATacgaaaaagtaaaagaaaaagtaaacgAAATAGTAATCGAAAAAGTAAACGGAATAGTAATCGAAAAAGTAAACGAAATAGTAATCGAAAAAGTAAACGAAATAGTAATCGAAAAAGTAAACGAAATAGTAATCGAAAAAGTAAACGAAATAGTAATCGAAAAAGTAAACGAAATAGTAATCGAAAAAGTAAACGAAATAGTAAACAGACACATGCGAGAAGAGGCGACTAAATGAAGAGCCGGATGTACTAACGTACAAGAGCTATATAAAAGATCACAAATAATGAGcactacatttttttttttttttttttttttgtgcttaCTGTTTGTCAATCGTAAAGTATCCAacattatgttttttaagtGAACCATTAAACTTAAGAAATATATCTCCAATACTTGTAAATAAATTGGAATAatctgaaaaaaaagagtgaAAGGAAATGCACGAATATTGGaattttttgtacattttaagaggaaaaaataaaaaacagcAAAGCGGTAATATGGAAAAGCAACAATGCAACAAAACAGACTAACAAATAAGTGGAGTCTCATTTTCTTCTGCAATTATTAAGGGTacgggaaaaaaaaaaaaagaaaaaaaaaaaacttacaGTGACTATATGCAACTACGACATAATAAAGGGAAAAATTCAAACCCGGCACATGTGACGGCAcagtaataattaatttcttcattcctgtaatataattaaaacttaATTTCCAAGTAGGGGCATCCACAggatattttaattttttcttacttACTATATTAGCCAAAGACTCCATAATCACCTCAGTTATTTTTGGCTCATTTTCAATATAAGCCATATTATCACGTTCTAAACttatacttaatatatttatttgatatTTATGAGAAAACTGTTCAAATATTAGATTGATGCcagagaaatattttttaaatgaaaaagattcatcttcatacattttttgaaatttttttcgtAATTTAATATAGTTACATACATTTAACGTATTTGATTTACAGAAGTTATAAAGTAAATTCCATTTAAAtactttttcaaatttatcatcaaaaaaataataagccTTTAATTGATAGTCCCCTAATAcatcttcttcttttaaCATAAATGATCTTCTATACCTTTTGGAATATCTGTTAACTTTCTTTTTCACTGTTTTTATAGTACCTTTAACCTTATTTACAGCATTTGTTGCATCACTTGTCCGTATATAACCGAATAGACACAGACACAGAATtatgtacaattttttcattatattctttttcttttaaaacgGGAAAATTTACGATGATAAAGCGGAAGAGCGGCagaaaatggaataaaattaagggaaatcagaaaataaaaaatatgcaaaaattgGGATAAATTGTTAAATATTGCTTAAATTGTTCACGATTACGGGAAGGTAAACATGCGGACGTCTAAAATTACCAAATAGAAAACAAAAGCAGCTTAACGAATATTTCAAAAACACCTATACTTTTAAGACAAATCCTTGAGTTTCTATTAGTTTTCCTTtgttatatttcatatttgttCGTGCAAGATTGTTTGCATAAATATGCGCAAAAAAAATAGGGTTACAAGTAGGTATATATACGCGTATATAAGCTTACGTCCTACATACtcacatgtatgtatgaatgtataaacatatgaGTACGCAtttgtaagtatatatatgtaaacacaTAACATATGCAGGTTATACGCTTGTAAAAATACACGCattcttaataaaatataggcACTAGTTTGCACATAAACATTTACAGATGAAACAAGTTGGGATTTACTTAAAAGTGTTTTGCAGTATGTGCACATACAACTGCTATTTCTTGCGTGCAGATTTTAACTGTAGAAATAGCGAGTaccaagaaaaaaaaagaaaaaaaagacaagTCCTAATGcgtacatacgtacgtacttatatatatatatatatatatatatatatatatatatatatatatatacatatatatacatatgtatatgtgttcGTATATATCCTCCTTCCACACCCAAGTAGAAATTACAAAAAGGaagagaaagagaaaagaggttataattttaatttgaaaatttcAGCCATGCATTACTGTAGTATTTGTTCTATTTAAATGAGTTCAGCAAATTACTACTGTATAAGACTCTTTAGGTGTAACAGAAGTTTGAATGGTCCATACGGTAAATAACATTTAGCATTTTTCTGCATTGTTCATATGATAAAtaccattatttttattattttttttttaattgaccTTTTAGTAGTTTACgcttttttctatttatttctcttatgtgtaggaaaataaaatgcatcGTAGTAAACCTTACGTTCATTTTTATGTCCAAGCACTATTACGCGTAATGCTAACACTTGTTATTACGAAccgcttatatatatatatatatatatatatatatgtatctataAATGTGtgcacatgtatacatatatgtgctCCTACGTGGTCATTTATTCTTTCCTTATAcgaaatgatgaaaaagcGTAGCAGGTATACAAAATGGAAATTATGTACTTGGTGAAAAGTACCTATTTTTAACAGGCTTATCATGTACCGtaaaatgtacatgtatgtatatatacatacttacatgcgtacgtacatacatgtatacatatatacgcatgTAAGTGGAATAGGAATCGGAAAACGTGCAGCTAAAGGTTCATTCTTCAAATGGAAGTGCAAAATTTTAAGagaatttttcaaaatgtttGTTTAAAATGTTGACACGTTTTAACCGAATTATCGATCAACTTTTTGAAATTTACATCCTTCATACCTAAACAGAACTTTGTGCGTGctttcatatacatatataactgtGCATGTATTCATGTGTATATGCtttcatgcatatatactttCATGTAcgcacatatttatatacgtatCCCAAAGATATCGGTACGATAATGTATGTACTCTCCCCTTTACTAAGTTTTAAAACTTAATAAAATGGCAGAACATTTTGAAGAACAGTTATGTACACCTGTTGTGTTCATCTTAGGTGCATATACTTAAGTGtagttaaaaatttttccaaattgaaaagaaaataaaataaaaaaaaaaaaagaaagaaggaagaaagaaaga
This region includes:
- the PmUG01_12014100 gene encoding conserved Plasmodium protein, unknown function, coding for MDDFLIKLKKISEQYNNLLLEKKIIDKRITNIEENIHKYEETKQKSLKEVELKKNQLLKNKNKHLIKCQKMEELNNKLNEILIRKQRIDDEEEKNIIKKQIDTVNKTYTLLNNVQKLNDTIVKDNNNYYKLITQKIHNNNFSNKKTLNILNCFLNKNRATILEKDNEHNAFPNNFKMIQTNDTIQKLIHLFSNDHTSLTLEKQQFLFVLLMNVLKKIFHMKEKVIHDENKSNEVIHNFLYNNYILLQ
- the PmUG01_12014200 gene encoding N6-adenine-specific methylase, putative, producing the protein MVFLKYIGTLIFLLISVFVLFPNINTKICCANYIRNNKYTIISKFYPQEKNINTVKYIKYVLFVNKPFFCFSKNGRSNIKNWNPLNKLQNVVTVEIENSFFLGAFSNNAIGGKKSIKGNSEIEKNFESDGMTAERLGGDGMTAERLGGDGMTAERLEGYGMTAERLDSDDIPALAFEGESGGKICRDRNEKQNYDETEKSKNKMEVPNKREKRIMKKDLYGIPEEELSIRRLPNRKIKSKYKFCKIKKYRETININYRKKKILSIHEGKFKNKKIFSPDTYTRPMMSKVKESIFSILSHMSLFSCTDINVIDIFSGSGNLGIECISRGIQNITFVDLSLNSCRTIYENLKLCNIHHLDNKIIRSDAIELLNNPFKFNIEEKFHLAFFTPPYEQIVYSKLIHSISESELFDNDCLIFIEYPKEIEMLPHKVYNLIGLRNRKFGRTYFALYVLNSTGKFETYERKDEFYPLHYNRKQRRQEKYI
- the PmUG01_12014300 gene encoding conserved Plasmodium protein, unknown function gives rise to the protein MKKLYIILCLCLFGYIRTSDATNAVNKVKGTIKTVKKKVNRYSKRYRRSFMLKEEDVLGDYQLKAYYFFDDKFEKVFKWNLLYNFCKSNTLNVCNYIKLRKKFQKMYEDESFSFKKYFSGINLIFEQFSHKYQINILSISLERDNMAYIENEPKITEVIMESLANIVSKKKLKYPVDAPTWKLSFNYITGMKKLIITVPSHVPGLNFSLYYVVVAYSHYYSNLFTSIGDIFLKFNGSLKKHNVGYFTIDKQ